The following proteins come from a genomic window of Pelosinus sp. IPA-1:
- the meaB gene encoding methylmalonyl Co-A mutase-associated GTPase MeaB has translation MNIAEELLKGSRLALSRAITAVENEYDDAVNIMQQLYPHTGNAHIIGITGPPGAGKSTLTDKLAKEYRRQGKTVGIIAIDPTSPFSGGAILGDRIRMNELTLDEGVFIRSMGTRGSLGGLSRKTAEAVKILDASGKDVILVETVGVGQSEVDIVKTADTTLVVLVPGLGDDIQAIKAGILEIGDVFAINKADHDGVDRLHTELEMMLDLNQKMTDWRPPIKRVIANRGDGITDLLASIEEQIAQSRQSGQFVERRTARTKSELLVMLDEQVGRYVRKQLENYGKFDELVASVESREKNPYGVVNDIMATILQK, from the coding sequence ATGAACATTGCAGAAGAATTATTAAAAGGCTCTCGCTTAGCCTTGTCAAGGGCGATAACAGCGGTGGAAAACGAATATGATGATGCAGTAAACATTATGCAGCAACTATATCCTCATACCGGTAATGCTCATATAATAGGCATTACCGGTCCACCGGGAGCAGGCAAGAGCACCTTGACCGATAAATTGGCAAAAGAATATCGTCGGCAGGGAAAAACAGTAGGTATCATCGCGATTGATCCCACAAGCCCATTTTCGGGTGGGGCTATTTTAGGTGACCGGATACGTATGAATGAATTGACATTGGATGAAGGCGTTTTTATCCGCAGCATGGGTACGCGAGGCAGTTTAGGCGGTTTATCCCGTAAGACAGCCGAAGCTGTGAAAATCCTAGATGCATCGGGTAAAGACGTAATTCTAGTGGAAACCGTAGGCGTTGGTCAATCGGAAGTAGACATAGTCAAAACCGCGGATACAACCTTAGTCGTACTTGTACCTGGCTTAGGTGACGACATTCAAGCCATTAAAGCAGGTATATTAGAAATTGGTGATGTATTTGCCATTAACAAAGCAGACCATGATGGTGTAGACCGTCTACATACGGAACTAGAAATGATGTTAGACCTAAATCAAAAAATGACCGATTGGCGTCCGCCAATTAAACGTGTCATTGCAAATCGGGGAGATGGCATAACCGATTTGTTAGCCTCCATAGAAGAACAGATTGCTCAATCGAGACAATCCGGTCAATTCGTCGAGCGGCGTACAGCTCGCACCAAAAGCGAGCTCTTGGTAATGCTTGATGAACAAGTTGGCCGGTATGTAAGAAAGCAGCTAGAGAACTATGGAAAATTTGATGAACTAGTAGCCAGTGTAGAAAGTCGTGAAAAGAATCCATATGGTGTTGTCAATGATATAATGGCCACTATTTTGCAAAAGTAG